The Desulfobulbus propionicus DSM 2032 DNA segment GGGTTGCTTGACGGCCTTTGCCTTTTTCATCCGCCCGGCATTGTTGCGTCACACTCCGCAACGCTGGTTCCGTGTGGCGGTATCGCTGGCGCTGTGTGTCACCCTGTGGCCCCTGTCGCGGGCCCTGATCGACGAGAGCCTTGCCGCCCGGCAATTTCCGGTGCTCGCCGATTTTGAAACCCCCTTTGAGCGGTATCGCTGGAACAATGCCCGCCAACTGCGCAAAGAGACGACAACGGTCCGGCACGGCAACACCGCCATGCGGGTCCAGTTGTCCACGGCAAAATATTCCGGGGTGGCCTTGTTTTATTTTCCCGGCGACTGGCGTGGATACGCAACCCTGCATTGCAGCGTCTATAATCCGCAACCAGCGGGGCTGGTGCTCAATTGCCGCATTCATGATACCCACCACAAGGAGCACGGTTCCGAGTTCAGCGACCGTTTCAATCAGCAGTTCATCCTGCGCCAGGGGTGGAACGATTTGGTTGTCTCCCTGGACAAGGTGAAGAACGCCCCCAGAAGCCGCTCCATGGACATGGGGCATATCGAGGGGTTTGGTCTGTTCGTCGTTCAGCAGGACAGCCCGATGGAAGTCTATCTAGACCATGTTTATCTGGGCAGGTAAGTTGCGGTGAACCGCCTTGAGCGGCCCGTTTTCGTTTGCCTGGTTCACTCGACGTGGGGTTGGCAGCCGGGACAGTGGTAGGTGGCCCTGCCACCTTGAATGGTTTTGAGGATGGCTTGGCCGCAGCGGGGGCAGGGGGCGTCTTTGCGGCCATACACCGCGAGCTGCAGTTGAAAATATCCGGGATGACCGCTGACGCCGAGAAAATCGGAGATGGAGGAACCGCCGGCATCAATGGCCAGTTGCAGTATGCGGCGGCTCTCCTGAATGATTCGCCCCCATTCCTTCTCGGTCAGGAGATGTGCTGGTTGCTGCGGTGCAATCCGGGCGGCGAAGAGAATTTCATTGGCATAGATGTTGCCGATACCGGCAATGAGACGGCTGTTCATCAGCAAAGACTTCACGGCGACCCGCCTGCCGCGAGCCAGGGCGAGCAGGTTGTCGGCGATGAAAGCTGGTCCGAAGGGTTCGAGGCCCTCCTTGCGGGAAAAATCCGCCTCCAATTGCGCGGCGTGGTCCGGCGGCCAAACCACGATCGAGCCGAATCGGCGGCTGTCGTTGAAGCGGACATCCAAGCCATTGTCCAGGTGCAACACCAGGTGATCGTGTTTATGGAGCGTCGTTTGCCCCTGGATCAGGCCGAGCTTGCCGGTCATGCCCAGATGTATCACCAGCACCGCGCCGTTGACCATTCGCAACAGCAGGTATTTGGCGCGTCGATCGATGGTCCGGATCTGTTGGGCGGCAATGTGTTCCTGTAGGAGCTTGCGGGGGATTGGGCCGCGCAATCGGTGGGCGCTCCACGAGACCCTGACCACGGTTCTGCCAGACAAGGGGGCCAGCAAGCCTCTCCGGGTTACCTCCACTTCCGGCAGTTCAGGCATGGTCTGCTCCAATAACCCAGGCCAGCAGGTAGTTGTCGAATTCGATGATCCGGGCCAACACCACGCCCTCGTCTCGCACCAGGCAACGGGCGGTCCAGAACGTCGCCAGCGGATCGTGGTCAAGGTCAATGACCCGGATGGCTCCGAAAAAGGAAGGATGATCGGCAAGACATCCTTTCTTCACCGCCTCCTTGACCGTCCACAGGAGGGCCAGCCGGGTCGGCGGGTCCGGGATTGCGCTTGCCAAGGCCCGTTCGTCGGCCGTAGTGATCCGCTCCTGCACCGCGACCAGCCGCGCGGTCTTTTCCTGAATGTCCAGGCCGCAGACCGGAGCCGTGGTCACCAGGGCGGCGGCGTAGTGTTTGCTGTGCGAGATGGACACGTGGAGGGAATCGCCGAAGGGGAGCGGTGAATCCAGCACGGGGCGGCCATGCGCATCGGGCAGGAGCGAATAGTCACGGTAAGGCGTTGACGAGTGAGCGGCTGTCAGTCTGCTCAGGCCGTGTTTGGCCGCCAGCCTGCCGCCCAGCCATTCCACCCGCCGTTTTGGGTAGGTGAGGCCGGCGAGGAAACGGGCTTCATTGGCCGACAGCCAGGACGTCAGCAGCTCAAGGGGCTCCTCTTGGGCCAATAACGGTGCCAGCAGGCGCAGGTCAAGCAGCGAAAGGCAGGTCTTGGCGGGAAGTAGCGGCGCGAACCGGAAGGCCGACACGTCCATGGCGGCCAGGAGCGCATGTCCGCCATTCGGGAACGCCCCCGAACCGTTCCTTGCCATGCTTCGAGGATCCGGTATAATCGGGCGGTTCATGCCGATCGGGTCCTGTGTAACGGGTCGCTGCCGGACCGCGACGCTTTCTTGAACGGCACACGCGATGCCGGTTGCCTTTTCTCCCTTGAAACAGCCATGCCTACCTTCACTGATCTGACCTATTTTGACCGTGCAATTGCCTTGATTTTTTTGTTCTTCCTGGCGCGGGGCCTGTGGATCGGTTGCGTGCGCCAGTTGGCCGCGTTGTTCGCCCTGATCGGCGGCTATTTCTGTGCCAGCCAGTATGGGGACAGGATTCTGCCGTTGTCCGCGCCCTTTGTCGACCATCCGAAAGTGATTTTTTTGGCCTGTTTCGCGGTCAGCTCCCTTGTGGCCGTCGGGGGCTTCACCCTGGTCGGCAAGGTGTTGCGCCGTGTGCGGCGAATCGCCCGGCGTGGTTGGCTGGATCGGTTGACCGGGATGGTGGTCGGTGGGATCAAGGCGGCGATGGTGACCTCGCTGCTGTACATGCTTCTGACCTCCAGCCTCTCGGCCACCAACGAGCTGCTCCGGACCTCCTTCTCCTCGCCCTATCTGCGGCAGGGGGCGGAGGTGTTGCGCTCGCGCATCGTTGATTCACGCCTGCGCGACGCTTTCGCCCAGAAGGAACCCGCCATCCTCCCCGAGCTTCCGCCCGGGAAAGACCAGGAGGAGCCGGTGGAACGGTGACCAGGGTCGCTGCCGCCCTCCAAGCCCGGCTGGTTGAACAGCTTGCTGTATATAGTGTATTTTCGCCTTTCTTTCAAATGCCCCCTTTGAGGTGAAGCCATGACCACATCGCTGCGTTGTTTCACAGCCTACGACGTTCGCGGCAAGGTTCCCGAGGAGTTCAATGCCGATATCGCCCTGCGCATTGCCCTGGCCGTTGTCCGGCACTGCGCGGTGGGCACGATGGTTGTCGGTCGTGACATGCGGTTGAGCAGTCCCGAAATTGCCGAAGCCGTCATGGTCGGCCTGGCAGCCCACGGCATCGACGTGATCGATATCGGCCTCTGTGGCACGGAAGAGGTTTACCACGCGGTCTTCAGCGGTGCGGACAAGGGCGTCGAGGGCGGGATCATGATCACCGCCAGCCATAACCCGGTGGAATACAACGGCATGAAGATCGTCGAGCGGCAGGCGCGCCCGGTTTCGCGCGACAACGGCCTGGTCGAGATTGCCCGCATGGCCGGTGACGAGACCTGGTCTCGGCAGATGTGCGCCCATAAACCGGCGCGGCCCGGCCGTTGCACCAGGATTACCGACAAGCAGGCCTATATCGCCCATCTCCTCAACACGGTCGACTGCGCGATCATGCGGCCGTTGCGTATCGTGGTCAACAGCGGCAACGGCTGCGCCGGACCAATTGTCGACCTGTTGGCACCGCACTTGCCTTTTGACTTCATTCGTCTGCACCATGAACCCGATGGCCGGTTTCCCAACGGTGTACCCAATCCGCTTCTGCCCGAGAAACGGGAGGCCACGGCCATGGCGGTACGTGCGCATCGGGCCGATCTGGGCATTGCCTGGGACGGCGATTGTGACCGCTGCTTTTTCTACGACGAAAACGGCCGGTTCATCGAGGGCTATTATATTGTCGGGTTGCTGGCCACCACCATGCTCCAACACCATCCGGGGGCAACCATTCTCCACGACCCCCGACTGGTATGGAACACCCGGGAGATGGTCCTGGCCGCCGGCGGCATCCCGGTCATGACCCGCACGGGCCATGCCTTTATCAAGGCCGCGATGCGGTCGCTGGATGCGGTCTACGGCGGCGAGATGTCGGCCCATCATTATTTCCGCGCTTTCGGTTACTGCGACTCAGGCATGCTTCCCTGGCTGCTGCTATGCGGGCTGATGAGCCGTTCCGGGCAGAAGCTGTCGGCGCTCTGCGATGAACGGATGGCCGCCTATCCGGTGAGCGGCGAAATCAATTCCAAGGTCGATGATCCCGATGCGGTCATCGCCCGGATCGAACAACGCTACGCCGATGGCGTCAGGGATGACACCGACGGTCTCTCCGTCGAATATCCTCGCTTTCGCTTCAACCTGCGTCGCTCCAACACCGAGCCGGTGCTGCGGCTCAATGTGGAAACCAGGGGCGAGGCAAACCTTTTGCGCCAGAAAACCGAGGAGCTGCTGCAACTGATCAGGGTGTGATTCGGTGTGCCGGCAACGGCCGGAGCGTGCCGATCACGTGGCGTTTCAGGCCGTTGTTCCTCCAACAGGCTCCTTGGGAACTGTCGCAGCGCGGATCGGTTGTTCTCTTCGGGATGCCACGGTGTGCGCGGAGGGGGAGAGGGCAGGACGTTTGAGCGTTTTGCTCCGGATGCCCGGAGCGCTGTTCAGGGGAGGGGATGCCGGGAGCTCTCTTCCGCGTACAGCTTGTGAAAAGCCTCCACATAGTTTTCCAGGATGCCGCGGTCGTTCTCGGAGAGGTGGAAAAATTCAATGCCGTTGTGATAACGGCCTGCCGAGCCGGTCGTATAGACAACACGTCCCATCACATCAATCAGCCGATCCTTCAGCCCCAAGGTGATCAGCACCTGCTGGCCCTGCTGCAACGGGAGATGCGTTTCCATCAGAATCCCTCCCTTGCTGACATTCAGTGTTCGGGCCATGGAATACGCGCCCTGCCGTCCTTGTTCGTCCACGACGAGGTAATCAAGTAAATTTAATGATTCTGGCCGGATGTATTGTCTGCGTTCCGTGGTCATGTCAATCGTGGTGCGTGGTTTGAGGGACAGGGAGCCCGCTTGTTCCCGGGAAACCTTGGAAGGGTGTGTGCGGGGTGGCATGTAAAATTGGTACATCAAGTCTACAGGTTGCCTTGTGCTTTGTCAAATCGCGCGGGATGAAAACAAAAGGCACGACAATTTTGTTTGTTTATTTTGTTCGCATGACAAATATGTTGCGTATGTCTGAATGGTTTGTGGCGAATTTTGTCTTTTTATCTTTTTATTTCATGCAATTAAATCAGAAAAAATAAAATGGCACCTTTTTTGGTATATAAGTGCCGTGGCGCGAACGCAGAAAACGGCGCGTGGGTTCCGCGCGAGGTGGTCTTGACTGGTG contains these protein-coding regions:
- the mutM gene encoding bifunctional DNA-formamidopyrimidine glycosylase/DNA-(apurinic or apyrimidinic site) lyase encodes the protein MPELPEVEVTRRGLLAPLSGRTVVRVSWSAHRLRGPIPRKLLQEHIAAQQIRTIDRRAKYLLLRMVNGAVLVIHLGMTGKLGLIQGQTTLHKHDHLVLHLDNGLDVRFNDSRRFGSIVVWPPDHAAQLEADFSRKEGLEPFGPAFIADNLLALARGRRVAVKSLLMNSRLIAGIGNIYANEILFAARIAPQQPAHLLTEKEWGRIIQESRRILQLAIDAGGSSISDFLGVSGHPGYFQLQLAVYGRKDAPCPRCGQAILKTIQGGRATYHCPGCQPHVE
- a CDS encoding phosphomannomutase/phosphoglucomutase; amino-acid sequence: MTTSLRCFTAYDVRGKVPEEFNADIALRIALAVVRHCAVGTMVVGRDMRLSSPEIAEAVMVGLAAHGIDVIDIGLCGTEEVYHAVFSGADKGVEGGIMITASHNPVEYNGMKIVERQARPVSRDNGLVEIARMAGDETWSRQMCAHKPARPGRCTRITDKQAYIAHLLNTVDCAIMRPLRIVVNSGNGCAGPIVDLLAPHLPFDFIRLHHEPDGRFPNGVPNPLLPEKREATAMAVRAHRADLGIAWDGDCDRCFFYDENGRFIEGYYIVGLLATTMLQHHPGATILHDPRLVWNTREMVLAAGGIPVMTRTGHAFIKAAMRSLDAVYGGEMSAHHYFRAFGYCDSGMLPWLLLCGLMSRSGQKLSALCDERMAAYPVSGEINSKVDDPDAVIARIEQRYADGVRDDTDGLSVEYPRFRFNLRRSNTEPVLRLNVETRGEANLLRQKTEELLQLIRV
- a CDS encoding VanZ family protein; its protein translation is MVARSPNGWWVPWLGLSLLAGLPFFFWGGPGYYSSRSFKAAWDLGHVLFFALLSVWLHAVVRAKVSAWSPFRLFVTLFIGVFLAGVTAEGLQMRWVGRSPDIDDVLRNQLGCLTAFAFFIRPALLRHTPQRWFRVAVSLALCVTLWPLSRALIDESLAARQFPVLADFETPFERYRWNNARQLRKETTTVRHGNTAMRVQLSTAKYSGVALFYFPGDWRGYATLHCSVYNPQPAGLVLNCRIHDTHHKEHGSEFSDRFNQQFILRQGWNDLVVSLDKVKNAPRSRSMDMGHIEGFGLFVVQQDSPMEVYLDHVYLGR
- a CDS encoding 4'-phosphopantetheinyl transferase family protein codes for the protein MARNGSGAFPNGGHALLAAMDVSAFRFAPLLPAKTCLSLLDLRLLAPLLAQEEPLELLTSWLSANEARFLAGLTYPKRRVEWLGGRLAAKHGLSRLTAAHSSTPYRDYSLLPDAHGRPVLDSPLPFGDSLHVSISHSKHYAAALVTTAPVCGLDIQEKTARLVAVQERITTADERALASAIPDPPTRLALLWTVKEAVKKGCLADHPSFFGAIRVIDLDHDPLATFWTARCLVRDEGVVLARIIEFDNYLLAWVIGADHA
- a CDS encoding CvpA family protein: MPTFTDLTYFDRAIALIFLFFLARGLWIGCVRQLAALFALIGGYFCASQYGDRILPLSAPFVDHPKVIFLACFAVSSLVAVGGFTLVGKVLRRVRRIARRGWLDRLTGMVVGGIKAAMVTSLLYMLLTSSLSATNELLRTSFSSPYLRQGAEVLRSRIVDSRLRDAFAQKEPAILPELPPGKDQEEPVER
- a CDS encoding PilZ domain-containing protein, producing MTTERRQYIRPESLNLLDYLVVDEQGRQGAYSMARTLNVSKGGILMETHLPLQQGQQVLITLGLKDRLIDVMGRVVYTTGSAGRYHNGIEFFHLSENDRGILENYVEAFHKLYAEESSRHPLP